A stretch of Cyanobacterium sp. HL-69 DNA encodes these proteins:
- a CDS encoding ThiJ/PfpI family protein translates to MSKGKIGVIIEEHFDATEYKRFNEFFPEHGYEVEYISHLWGNESLKFGSNPENDVIEFHATVTTEINDVKPSDYKGVICIGAYAMDRLRYQVSVKKGQKNIAPAVEFLRKAVNENQVKLGTICHSLWLFCADPDLLKGKKVTCAHNIICDVENAGGDVVYEGDVTADLVIDGNLITGKHPGVVDQFLDAFLAEMDKQ, encoded by the coding sequence ATGTCTAAAGGAAAAATTGGTGTAATTATAGAAGAACATTTCGACGCAACTGAATATAAGCGTTTTAATGAATTCTTCCCCGAGCATGGTTATGAAGTAGAATATATTTCTCATTTATGGGGTAATGAGTCTCTCAAATTTGGCTCTAACCCTGAAAATGATGTTATCGAATTTCACGCCACTGTCACCACAGAAATTAATGATGTTAAGCCTTCGGACTATAAAGGTGTTATTTGCATCGGAGCTTATGCCATGGATCGATTACGCTATCAAGTAAGCGTAAAAAAGGGTCAAAAAAATATAGCTCCAGCGGTAGAATTTTTAAGAAAAGCTGTAAATGAAAATCAGGTTAAATTAGGAACAATTTGCCATAGCCTTTGGTTATTTTGTGCAGATCCTGATTTACTAAAAGGTAAAAAAGTCACCTGCGCCCATAATATTATTTGTGATGTGGAAAATGCAGGGGGTGATGTGGTCTATGAAGGAGATGTTACTGCTGATTTAGTTATTGATGGCAACTTAATTACAGGAAAACATCCAGGAGTTGTTGATCAATTTTTAGACGCTTTTTTAGCAGAAATGGACAAGCAATAA
- the rsbV gene encoding anti-sigma B factor antagonist has translation MEINITQKDNLQIATIKGDIDSSVASEVTETIVPLVTENAKIILDMTEVEYMSSAGLRILLSTHRQATAKEAKLILVGLSEDIKDTMSVTGFLDFFTVSDSIDDAKKQLEG, from the coding sequence ATGGAAATAAATATTACCCAAAAAGATAATCTACAAATAGCCACTATAAAGGGAGATATTGATTCCTCCGTCGCCTCCGAAGTCACAGAAACCATAGTTCCTTTGGTTACCGAAAATGCCAAAATCATCCTTGACATGACAGAGGTGGAGTATATGTCCAGTGCAGGATTGAGGATTTTACTTTCTACCCACCGACAGGCTACCGCCAAAGAAGCAAAATTAATTTTGGTAGGACTATCAGAAGACATCAAAGACACTATGTCTGTCACGGGATTCCTCGACTTTTTCACTGTCAGTGATTCCATTGATGATGCCAAAAAACAACTAGAAGGTTGA
- the treX gene encoding glycogen debranching enzyme TreX, translating into MQRIDVHPTHTHGQFKLRRGNPAPFGATFVPGGVNFSIFSSHATSCTLVLFEKHAPKPFGEIPFPDEFRIGNVYSMIVFDLDYEDIEYGYRMDGPNSFQEGQWFDESKVLLDPYAKIIGGRDVWGTPPDWDDMYHHRARIAFDDFDWEDDRPLEIAPEDQIIYEMHVRSFTKHESSGLKESHRGTFAGIRDKIPYLKELGVNAIELMPVYEFDEFENSRPSPTTGETLYNYWGYSTVGFFAPKAGYAATGKFGMQVDELKALVKEFHKNDMEVILDVVFNHTAEGNERGPTISFRGIDNKTYYMLTPEGYYYNFSGCGNTLNCNNPIVRGIVLDCLRYWASEYHIDGFRFDLASILGRDPWGAPLANPPLLETLAFDPILAKCKLIAEAWDAGGLYQVGSFPAYGRWGEWNGKYRDTIRKFIKGDTTVGEMAQRLQGSPDLYAGAGRAPATSINFITAHDGFTLMDMVSYNGKHNEANGENNNDGSNDNDSWNCGWEGETDNEYINALRHRQIKNAIALLMVSQGVPMILMGDEMGRTKYGNNNTYCHDNELNWVNWDLLKKNDDIFQFAKNCINFRKAHPVLRNTWHFQNRDYMGSGYADISWHGTQAWNADWSEDAKALAFMLCGKHAKGGTVEDNYIYVAMNVYWDALWFEIPQLPPGLQWHVFANTAMPSPEDSWTPGSEPVLQDQYGMLVGDRSTVILVGK; encoded by the coding sequence ATGCAAAGAATTGATGTCCACCCAACCCATACTCATGGGCAATTTAAACTAAGAAGAGGAAATCCCGCCCCTTTTGGAGCAACCTTTGTACCGGGGGGAGTAAATTTTTCTATTTTCTCTAGTCATGCCACCTCCTGCACTTTGGTTTTATTTGAAAAACACGCCCCAAAGCCCTTTGGAGAGATACCCTTTCCCGATGAGTTTAGAATAGGCAATGTTTACTCGATGATTGTCTTTGATCTCGACTATGAAGACATTGAGTATGGCTACCGTATGGATGGACCCAATAGTTTCCAAGAAGGTCAATGGTTTGATGAAAGTAAAGTATTACTAGATCCCTATGCCAAAATTATTGGCGGACGGGATGTGTGGGGTACTCCCCCTGACTGGGATGATATGTACCATCACCGAGCGCGCATAGCCTTTGATGATTTTGATTGGGAAGACGATCGCCCCTTAGAAATTGCCCCAGAGGATCAAATTATCTATGAAATGCACGTCCGTAGCTTTACCAAACATGAATCTTCAGGGTTGAAAGAAAGCCATAGAGGCACTTTTGCTGGAATTCGGGATAAAATTCCCTACCTCAAAGAATTGGGAGTAAATGCCATCGAACTGATGCCTGTCTATGAATTTGATGAATTTGAAAATAGTCGTCCTAGCCCCACCACAGGGGAAACCCTCTATAACTACTGGGGTTATAGTACCGTAGGCTTTTTTGCTCCCAAGGCAGGATATGCGGCTACGGGTAAATTTGGCATGCAGGTGGACGAACTCAAAGCCTTAGTCAAAGAATTCCATAAAAATGACATGGAAGTAATCCTTGACGTGGTCTTTAACCACACTGCTGAAGGCAACGAAAGGGGCCCGACTATCTCCTTCCGAGGCATTGATAACAAAACCTATTATATGCTCACCCCTGAAGGCTACTATTATAATTTTAGCGGTTGCGGTAATACCCTTAACTGTAATAACCCCATCGTCCGTGGTATCGTCCTCGACTGTCTCCGTTATTGGGCTTCAGAGTATCATATTGACGGGTTTAGATTTGACCTTGCCTCTATTTTAGGTAGAGATCCTTGGGGCGCCCCTTTGGCAAATCCTCCCCTCCTTGAAACCCTTGCCTTTGACCCCATTCTGGCAAAATGCAAATTGATTGCCGAGGCTTGGGACGCAGGAGGTTTATATCAAGTGGGCTCATTCCCTGCCTATGGAAGATGGGGAGAGTGGAACGGTAAATATCGAGATACCATTCGTAAGTTTATCAAAGGTGATACTACTGTAGGGGAAATGGCTCAACGGTTACAGGGTTCTCCAGACCTCTATGCGGGGGCTGGTAGGGCACCTGCTACTTCTATCAACTTTATCACTGCCCATGATGGTTTTACCCTTATGGACATGGTTTCCTATAACGGGAAGCACAACGAAGCTAACGGGGAAAATAATAATGATGGTAGTAATGATAATGATAGTTGGAACTGTGGTTGGGAAGGGGAAACTGACAACGAATATATTAACGCCCTTCGTCATCGCCAAATCAAAAATGCGATCGCCCTGTTGATGGTATCCCAAGGAGTACCCATGATATTGATGGGAGATGAAATGGGACGCACCAAATACGGTAACAATAATACCTATTGTCACGACAACGAGTTAAACTGGGTTAATTGGGATTTACTAAAGAAAAATGACGATATTTTTCAGTTTGCCAAAAACTGTATCAATTTCCGTAAAGCCCATCCCGTCTTGAGAAATACTTGGCATTTCCAAAACCGTGACTATATGGGTAGTGGCTATGCCGATATTTCTTGGCATGGTACCCAAGCATGGAACGCCGATTGGTCGGAGGATGCCAAAGCCCTCGCCTTTATGTTGTGTGGTAAACACGCTAAAGGTGGCACCGTAGAGGATAATTACATCTATGTTGCCATGAACGTTTATTGGGATGCCCTCTGGTTCGAGATTCCCCAACTTCCTCCAGGACTTCAATGGCACGTATTTGCTAATACGGCGATGCCTTCCCCCGAAGATAGTTGGACTCCCGGTTCTGAACCTGTATTACAGGATCAATACGGTATGCTTGTGGGCGATCGTTCCACGGTGATTCTGGTGGGCAAATAA